From one Mytilus edulis chromosome 1, xbMytEdul2.2, whole genome shotgun sequence genomic stretch:
- the LOC139511173 gene encoding ras-related protein Rab-7L1-like, translated as MTELLFKIIIIGDPTVGKTSFIQRYVNDSFRRDYKMTIGVDFALKVVKWTENQMIKLQLWDIAGQERFTSMTRVYYKDAHACVIMFDLTQRSTFQNAVNWKKDLDSKCSLTDGTPVPCLLLANKCDLSHREVEQSEIEEMCREHDFIGWTEISVKEGIMIEEPMRFLMEEMMIKHTEMEGFSESMRQAASNPEAIHLKQQSTVLATQSGCGC; from the exons ATGACAGAACTTTTATTCAAGATCATAATTATTGGTGATCCAACAGTTGGAAAGACATCCTTTATTCAGAGATATGTCAATGATTCATTCCGCAGAGATTATAAAATGACCATTGGAG TTGATTTTGCACTAAAAGTTGTGAAATGGACAGAAAACCAGATGATCAAACTACAGCTGTGGGACATAGCAG gtCAAGAAAGGTTTACTTCAATGACCAGAGTCTACTACAAAGATGCCCATGCTTGTGTCATAATGTTTGATCTGACACAACGATCCACATTCCAAAATGCTGTTAACTGGAAAAAGGATCTCGATTCCAAGTGTTCATTAACTGATGGTACCCCAGTTCCTTGCTTACTCTTAGCAAACAAG TGTGATCTCAGTCATAGAGAAGTTGAACAGTCCGAGATAGAAGAAATGTGTAGGGAACATGATTTCATTGGCTGGACTGAAATATCAGTCAAAGAGGGTATAATGATTGAAGAACCAATGAG atttttgatggAAGAGATGATGATAAAACACACAGAGATGGAAGGATTTTCAGAGTCTATGAGACAAGCAGCCTCAAACCCTGAAGCCATCCATCTAAAGCAACAAAGTACTGTATTAGCTACACAGTCAGGATGTGGCTGTTGA